The Candidatus Sulfotelmatobacter sp. region TAAGTCCAGCCCGCTCCGCGCTGGCGGAGTTCACTTCGAACCGTACCCGGTTGCCGTCCACAACGAACTGCACCATGCCCCCGCGTTCTGTAAACTTGGGTAGATCGCTGACCGTCAAAACGCTTGCCGTTCCAAGGCTCATGAGAATTTGCTTCAATCGTTTGTCTTCCGACGTGCTAATGAACAGGACGCGGCAATCGGCCGCGTCTTGCATTGTGTGAATTTGTTTCGCCACTGCGTTCTTGCCGCCTATTGTTTCCTGTGCCACCGTAGCCTCGAGCGCCGGACCGAAGGGATTGTCCCCCAGCACACAAATAGCGAAGGAATCGCCCTCGCCTTGCGCGCCCTGAACCGGCCACTCCACGAATCTCGTAAAGTTATAGAGATAAGTAGCCTTCACCTCATATTCGGTGGGCTTCCCATGTTGTCCGAGCAGTGGCTGAGGAGCGATGAGTATCCATGCCATCGCCAAGATTCCGCATCGAGCTAAAAAGCTGTGGCGCAGTGAGTTCGGGATGCGGATCGAAGTGGATTGTGGTCGCCGCATGGATTTCAATCTGCGCCTCTCCAGGTTACCTGTCCATAAACGCTCCTTTTCACGCCGACCAACCCCGTGGGGTCGCCACCGAACTCGGCATGATGTGGCTGCAACAGATTTTGACCGGTGACCGATAGCTCCAAACGCGAGGCGAGGTTCCACCCCAGCCAGGCGTCCGCCGTGCTGTAGCTCTTGACCCCTTGCGCCGGCAAGGCCGCCACGTAACGGTATGCCGGGTCAAATTCGAATCGTTTAGGCAAGGTTAAAATTGCCTGGGCAGTTGCTTCATGGTGCGGGCTCGACCCCTCGTAGGTCGAAACATAACTGGTTTTCGTGTGGGTTGGCTTATCCAGCAGATCCATGCTCAAGTAGGAATAAGACGCCTTCAATTCCATCCACCGGGCCGCCTTCCAATCCGGCGCTATTTCTCCTCCATTCGTAGAGCCCATGATGCCGTTGGCGAATGGAAGCGAGAGCAGAGTGTAGCCGGGTGGAGGCGAACTCACGATCGAAACCGTGGCGTTTCCATAACTTTCGAGGTCGTTATACTTGTTGTGGAAGGCGGCCACAACCAGGTAAAGCCGCGAATTCACCAGCTTCCGATACCCCGCTTCATAGCTCAACAGCGTTTCCGAAACAAACTTCCCGTTGTCGCAGACGCAGACGTAAAGCGGAGCAGGCGGGGCATTGCTGACAAACCCCGTCAGTTGCAGATCCTCGTCAACGCGGGAAGGCGTGCGCACCGCGCGCGATACGGCTCCCCAGAATGTCTGATGAGGAGTAGGCGTCCACAAAACGCGCCCGCTCGGTTGGTTTTCCCAACCGGTGAAAATGTTGTGTTCGAACTTCGACCCAACCGTTAACCAGAGTTTGTTCTGAACGATTGCGATCTGGTCCTGTGCAAACAGACTATAGAGATTGTCGGCCTCGTGATGGGGCAGGAAATTAACGGTCGCGACCGTTTGGATCAGGTCGCTGGGACTCCAGCGCGCTCCCAGTCCCCAGACAATCTCATTTCGCTGGAGGACGAAATGGTGAATTGCATCAAAGTCAAAGGTATTTCGAGTCTCCCCCAGTTGCGGCCCCAGCCTGTAGGTCCGGTCATAATAGGCTTGAACCTGAAAATCGGAGCCGCCGCTTAGTTCGCGACGCCAGCGCGCGAGGAGGTTTCCCCCCGACACATATTGCGTTCCATCGACGTTCAGCTGGGCCGGCGGCGAAAGATAAGCGATGCCGATCTGCTGTCCGATATGGCCT contains the following coding sequences:
- a CDS encoding YfiR family protein — its product is MAWILIAPQPLLGQHGKPTEYEVKATYLYNFTRFVEWPVQGAQGEGDSFAICVLGDNPFGPALEATVAQETIGGKNAVAKQIHTMQDAADCRVLFISTSEDKRLKQILMSLGTASVLTVSDLPKFTERGGMVQFVVDGNRVRFEVNSASAERAGLTLSSELLKVAVNVRTSVQLGD
- a CDS encoding TonB-dependent receptor; translation: MNDARYWTAIRLFLDILSCLLLGAGLAGTSWADGPESDQNSSVTLKHLSLEQLGDVEVTTASKEPEQVWRTPAAVYVLTQEDIRRSGATSIPEVLRLVPGVEVARVNSSVWAVGIRGFGSGFSKSVLVLIDGRSVYTPLFAGVEWNLQNLLLADVDRIEVIRGPGGTIWGSNAVNGVINIITKSAKETHGELATAGAGNSDRGAGAIRYGGGHGDGFDYRAYAIGFGRSPGYHVNGDNYDDWQLGQAGFRADSSPTARDRLTVQGDLYKGHIGQQIGIAYLSPPAQLNVDGTQYVSGGNLLARWRRELSGGSDFQVQAYYDRTYRLGPQLGETRNTFDFDAIHHFVLQRNEIVWGLGARWSPSDLIQTVATVNFLPHHEADNLYSLFAQDQIAIVQNKLWLTVGSKFEHNIFTGWENQPSGRVLWTPTPHQTFWGAVSRAVRTPSRVDEDLQLTGFVSNAPPAPLYVCVCDNGKFVSETLLSYEAGYRKLVNSRLYLVVAAFHNKYNDLESYGNATVSIVSSPPPGYTLLSLPFANGIMGSTNGGEIAPDWKAARWMELKASYSYLSMDLLDKPTHTKTSYVSTYEGSSPHHEATAQAILTLPKRFEFDPAYRYVAALPAQGVKSYSTADAWLGWNLASRLELSVTGQNLLQPHHAEFGGDPTGLVGVKRSVYGQVTWRGAD